A genomic region of Cyprinus carpio isolate SPL01 chromosome B13, ASM1834038v1, whole genome shotgun sequence contains the following coding sequences:
- the noto gene encoding homeobox protein notochord: MQMPGRAYESYGQSVRQFHPDYATSSKPSTGKSFTIDALLARPDHTERDRTGVYRNISNQAPVSSSAVPFAAQVYSQMPHFAYNQSILHMQTGYPVFCYPPYNFQTTCRGAMYSQDNAVLAKAAVHSHYKHKAGKSKRMRTSFTNEQLSRLEKEFARQQYMVGSERFLLASALQLTEAQVKVWFQNRRIKWRKQSLEQQQAKLAKLGLVVPPKSPGSQGREDEERDFTEESDVDIDIDDSLQD; the protein is encoded by the exons ATGCAGATGCCTGGAAGAGCTTATGAAAGCTATGGACAATCAGTGCGTCAGTTCCATCCGGACTATGCCACTTCATCAAAACCAAGCACAGGGAAATCCTTCACAATCGACGCTCTGCTTGCGAGGCCTGACCATACGGAGAGAGACAGGACAGGTGTGTATCGGAACATATCCAACCAAGCGCCAGTCTCGAGCTCCGCTGTCCCATTTGCGGCACAGGTGTATTCGCAAATGCCACATTTTGCGTACAACCAGAGTATCTTGCATATGCAGACTGGGTATCCTGTCTTCTGCTACCCGCCTTACAACTTCCAGACAACATGTCGTGGAGCTATGTACTCACAAG ACAATGCTGTACTGGCCAAAGCAGCAGTACACTCTCACTATAAACACAAAGCTGGAAAATCAAAGCGAATGCGCACAAGTTTTACCAACGAGCAGCTTTCCAGACTGGAGAAGGAGTTCGCACGGCAGCAGTATATGGTGGGATCAGAGCGCTTCCTCCTGGCATCTGCTCTCCAACTCACAGAAGCACAG GTAAAAGTTTGGTTCCAGAACAGACGCATCAAATGGAGAAAACAGAGTCTTGAGCAACAACAAGCCAAACTAGCCAAACTGGGACTCGTTGTGCCTCCAAAAAGCCCCGGATCCCAGGGCAGAGAGGATGAGGAGAGGGATTTCACAGAAGAGTCTGATGTAGACATTGACATCGACGATTCACttcaagactga